In Oncorhynchus gorbuscha isolate QuinsamMale2020 ecotype Even-year linkage group LG08, OgorEven_v1.0, whole genome shotgun sequence, one genomic interval encodes:
- the LOC124041841 gene encoding cadherin-6-like has protein sequence MRTCLLTMIWACLSLYVNSTSISRKTVFEMGGEEDRDGAKGGNILKRFKRGWMWNQFFLQEEYTGSDKQYIGKLQSDMDKGDGTLKYILTGDGAGDIFTIDENNGDLHANKRLDREEKAFYTLRATVVNKNTGLKLEPETEFIVKLHDINDNEPKFAKELYIASAPERSNIGTSVTQVTATDADDSMYGNSAKLRYSISQGHPYFSVDPNTGIIRTALGPGEMDREKREHYQVVIEAKDMAGQRGGLTGTTTVNITLTDVNDNPPRFSQSIYQFSVPESIKTGIPVGRINAVDKDLGKNAEMYYSVVSGDGLDMFDVITDKDSQEGIITVLKPLDYEKTRSYTLEIQVQNTQTLDTRFLGYLPTKDMATVRIGIEDVDEPPLFEKASYMMEVKEDAAVGTAVGSVRAMDPDGYNSPVRYSIDRRTDLDRLFNVHSGNGSIFTIRPLDREEAAWHNISVIATEFNKPLQTSWVPVYVRLLDVNDNAPKFASFYETFVCEKTKAGQKIQTVSAVDADDPVGGHKFFFSLAMEGAYRGNFTVKDNGDNTAGVLTRRSSYSQLHKSIYLVPVVITDGDFPMQSSTGTLTVRVCTCDREGNMELCNAEAQTSSAGLSTGALVAILLCVIILLMIIVLFAALKRQKKKEPLIISKEDVRDNVVSYNDEGGGEEDTQAFDIGALRNPEAIEESKQRRDIIPSGTLYPPIRRTAIPSRDNADVRDFINQRVQDNDSNPTAPPYDSLATYAYEGTSSVAESLSSLESASSEGDQDYNYLSDWGPRFRKLADMYGAEDSDRES, from the exons CTTCAATCTGACATGGACAAGGGGGATGGAACCCTGAAGTACATTCTAACTGGGGACGGGGCTGGAGACATATTTACTATTGATGAAAACAATGGTGACCTCCATGCCAATAAGagactggacagagaggagaaggccTTCTATACCCTCCGAGCCACCGTAGTCAACAAGAACACAGGCCTGAAACTGGAGCCTGAGACAGAGTTCATCGTTAAACTTCACGATATCAATGACAATGAGCCTAAATTCGCAAAGGAACTTTACATAGCCAGTGCACCTGAGAGGTCTAATATAG GTACTTCAGTCACCCAGGTAACAGCCACGGATGCAGATGACAGCATGTACGGGAACAGCGCTAAACTACGATACAGCATCAGCCAGGGGCACCCATACTTCTCTGTGGACCCAAACacag GTATCATCAGGACAGCCCTGGGGCCTGGAGAGATGGACCGGGAGAAGCGGGAGCACTACCAGGTGGTGATTGAGGCCAAGGACATGGCGGGCCAAAGGGGAGGCTTAACTGGTACCACCACAGTCAACATCACCCTGACCGACGTCAACGACAACCCCCCACGCTTCTCTCAGA GTATATATCAGTTCAGCGTTCCAGAGTCTATAAAAACTGGAATCCCAGTTGGGAGAATCAACGCAGTAGATAAAGACCTTGGGAAGAATGCGGAGATGTACTACAGTGTTGTCAGTGGGGATGGTTTGGACATGTTCGATGTCATCACGGACAAAGACTCACAGGAAGGCATCATTACTGTTCTAAAG CCGTTGGACTATGAAAAGACCCGATCCTACACACTGGAGATCCAGGTACAGAACACTCAGACCTTGGACACTCGCTTCCTGGGGTACCTACCCACCAAGGACATGGCCACAGTCAGGATCGGCATAGAAGATGTGGATGAGCCTCCTCTGTTTGAGAAAGCCAGCTACATGATGGAGGTGAAGGAGGATGCAGCCGTGGGTACTGCAGTAGGGTCTGTCAGGGCTATGGACCCGGATGGATACAACAGTCCAGTCAG GTACTCCATTGATCGTCGTACTGATCTAGACAGGCTTTTCAACGTGCATTCTGGGAATGGGTCCATATTTACCATAAGACCTCTTGACCGAGAAGAAGCTGCCTGGCACAACATTTCTGTTATAGCAACAGAGTTCA acaaaccTCTGCAGACCAGTTGGGTGCCAGTCTATGTCCGTCTTCTAGATGTCAACGACAACGCACCCAAGTTCGCCTCTTTCTACGAGACATTTGTTTGTGAAAAGACTAAGGCTGGACAG AAGATTCAGACGGTGAGTGCTGTGGATGCAGATGACCCGGTGGGTGGACACAAGTTCTTTTTCAGTCTGGCTATGGAGGGGGCTTACAGAGGCAACTTCACAGTCAAAGACAATGGCG ATAACACAGCTGGCGTCCTAACCCGGCGCTCCAGCTACAGCCAACTGCACAAGAGCATCTACCTGGTTCCTGTGGTGATCACGGACGGGGACTTCCCCATGCAGAGCAGCACGGGGACGCTGACGGTGCGCGTGTGCACCTGCGACCGCGAAGGCAACATGGAGCTGTGCAACGCCGAGGCCCAGACCAGCTCAGCTGGACTTAGCACCGGGGCCCTGGTGGCTATCCTGCTGTGTGtcatcatcctcctca TGATCATAGTGCTGTTTGCTGCTCTGAAGAGGCAGAAGAAGAAGGAGCCTCTGATCATCTCTAAAGAGGACGTGCGAGACAACGTGGTCAGCTACAATGAcgaggggggtggagaggaggacacCCAGGCTTTCGACATCGGGGCCCTGCGTAACCCCGAGGCCATCGAGGAGAGCAAGCAGAGGCGGGACATCATCCCGTCGGGCACTCTGTACCCCCCTATCAGACGGACAGCCATCCCGTCGCGGGACAACGCAGACGTCCGGGACTTCATAAACCAGCGAGTGCAGGATAACGACAGTAACCCCACCGCCCCCCCTTATGACTCTCTGGCCACATATGCCTACGAGGGAACCAGCTCAGTGGCTGAGTCTCTGAGCTCCTTGGAGTCAGCATCCTCTGAAGGGGACCAGGACTACAACTACCTCAGTGACTGGGGGCCCCGCTTCAGGAAACTGGCTGACATGTACGGGGCTGAGGACAGTGACCGTGAATCCTAA